A single region of the Onychomys torridus chromosome 11, mOncTor1.1, whole genome shotgun sequence genome encodes:
- the Tmem183a gene encoding transmembrane protein 183A isoform X2 yields MARGSGQLSGPHLDTVAMPKRGKRLKFRAHDACSGRVTVADYANSDPAVVRSGRVKKAVANAVQQEVKSLCGLEASQVPAEEALSGVGESCDIMDSSDEMDAQEESTHERSVSRKKKSKRHKDLDGAGGEEYPMDIWLLLASYIRPEDIVNFSLICKNAWTVTCTAAFWTRLYRRHYTLDASLPLRLRPESMEKLRCLRACVIRSLYHMYEPFAARISKNPAIPESTPSTLKNSKCLLFWCRKIVGNRQEPMWEFNFKFKKQSPRLKSKCTERLQPPIQYEDVHTNPDQDCCLLQVTTLNFIFIPIVMGMIFTLFTINVSTDMRHHRVRLVFQDSPVRGGQNLRSEQGVQVVLDPVHSVRLFDWWHPQYPFSLRA; encoded by the exons ATGGCCCGGGGCTCCGGCCAGTTAAGTGGGCCTCATCTAGACACTGTCGCCATGCCCAAGAGAGGAAAGCGGCTCAAGTTCCGGGCCCACGACGCCTGCTCGGGCCGAG TGACCGTGGCGGATTATGCCAACTCGGATCCGGCGGTTGTGAGGTCTGGACGGGTCAAGAAAGCCGTGGCCAACGCTGTTCAGCAGGAAG tAAAATCTCTTTGTGGCTTGGAAGCCTCCCAGGTTCCTGCAGAGGAGGCTCTTTCTGGGGTGGGTGAGTCGTGTGACATCATGGACAGCAGTGATGAGATGGATGCTCAGGAGGAAAGCACTCATGAAAGATCAGtctccagaaaaaagaaaagcaagcgaCACAAAG ACCtggatggggctggaggagaagAGTATCCTATGGATATCTGGCTGTTGCTGGCTTCCTACATCCGTCCTGAGGACATTGTGAATTTCTCCCTGATTTGTAAGAACGCTTGGACTGTCACTTGCACTGCTGCCTTCTGGACCAGGCTGTACCGCAG GCACTACACGCTGGATGCTTCTTTGCCTTTGCGGCTGCGACCAGAGTCCATGGAGAAGCTGCGCTGTCTCCGGGCATGTGTGATCCGATCTCTGTACCATATGTATGAACCATTTGCTGCTCGAATCTCCAAGAATCCAGCCATTCCGGAAAGCACTCCCAGCACACTAAAGAATTCCAAA tgctTACTTTTCTGGTGCAGAAAGATTGTTGGGAACAGACAAGAACCAATGTGGGAGTTCAACTTCAAGTTCAAAAAACAG TCCCCTAGATTAAAGAGCAAGTGTACAGAACGGTTGCAACCACCCATTCAATATGAGGATGTTCATACCAACCCTGACCAGGACTGCTGCCTGCTGCAGGTTACCACCCTCAATTTCATCTTTATTCCTATTGTCATGGGGATGATATTTACCTTG TTTACTATTAATGTGAGTACAGACATGCGGCATCACCGAGTGAGATTGGTGTTCCAAGATTCTCCTGTCCGTGGTGGTCAGAATCTGCGCAGTGAACAGGGTGTGCAAGTCGTCCTGGACCCAGTACACAGTGTTCGGCTCTTTGACTGGTGGCATCCGCAGTATCCATTCTCCCTGAGAGCATAG
- the LOC118592823 gene encoding alpha-1,3-mannosyl-glycoprotein 4-beta-N-acetylglucosaminyltransferase-like protein MGAT4E has product MQGCLWRYIRVMASFVILGFFIGENKSARVEYNTSLHEKRKIIQQIAQEQISSEIKNHLKYFTKMQKSSGVLQHANYTFLAGTFLQGKCLLTVGISSVQRTPGSYLLDTLKSVFQASTEQDLENMLVLVLLSDTDPKWLNQTVANISGLFLPHIESGRLAVVHGLLGGSLAKSINHTSPCEALYSRQKTNSALLMNFASNLSDYFLLLGDNVMCAPRFVSDIYWAVLAWEELPWVILDFSSMKISGKVFHTRDLPRLVSFLLLFPMDVPTHLLLSEFSLLLSQNVPIHFGSSIFYHMGSYSEFEDTCFPVGQDKDLGEPDNPVATVFTDMFSFWNTIPQYAYILNDDCLWVMNPVKGNYLLVVLDKPQKIIRVAVWTGSAQTKLNYLQQGQILLGYDPMDYPKRCAHYTLVGPLVRGQLDQMVFYEEDSVMEISCIKLLVTASLEFPIKIIQIRVWTEGGKEED; this is encoded by the exons ATGCAAGGCTGCCTGTGGAGATATATCAGAGTCATGGCATCCTTCGTCATCCTGGGATTCTTTATTGGAGAGAATAAATCAGCACGTGTCGAGTATAACACATCGCTG catgaaaagaggaaaataattcaGCAGATAGCTCAGGAGCAAATCAGCTCTGAAATCAAGAACCACCTGAAATACTTCACCAAGATGCAGAAAAGTTCTGGTGTACTCCAGCATGCCAACTACACATTCCTGGCTGGAACCTTTCTCCAGGGAAAGT GCCTGCTGACGGTGGGGATCTCCTCAGTGCAGCGTACCCCTGGGAGTTACCTCTTGGACACCCTGAAGTCTGTGTTCCAAGCTTCCACAGAACAAGACTTGGAAAATATGCTGGTATTGGTCCTTCTGTCAGACACTGACCCCAAATGGCTCAACCAAACAGTTGCCAACATTTCAGGTCTCTTCCTGCCACACATTGAATCCGGGAGGCTGGCAGTGGTCCACGGTCTGCTTGGTGGCTCCTTAGCAAAGAGCATAAACCATACCTCACCTTGTGAAGCGCTTTATTCTAGGCAGAAAACGAATTCTGCCCTCCTCATGAATTTTGCCAGCAATCTCtctgactacttcctgttgctagGAGATAATGTGATGTGTGCACCCAGGTTTGTGTCTGACATCTACTGGGCAGTGTTAGCCTGGGAAGAGCTCCCCTGGGTGATCCTGGACTTCTCTAGCATGAAGATCTCTGGGAAGGTTTTCCACACCAGGGACCTCCCCCGCCTGGTCTCCTTCTTGCTCCTCTTCCCCATGGACGTTCCCACTCACTTGCTTCTCTCTGAATTCAGTCTTCTCCTGTCTCAAAATGTTCCAATTCACTTCGGTTCCTCCATCTTCTACCACATGGGCAGTTACTCTGAGTTTGAAGACACATGCTTTCCTGTGGGGCAAGACAAAGACTTGGGAGAACCAGACAACCCTGTTGCTACTGTCTTCACGGACATGTTCTCATTTTGGAATACAATTCCACAGTATGCCTACATTCTCAATGATGACTGCTTATGGGTCATGAACCCTGTAAAAGGCAACTACTTACTGGTGGTCCTGGATAAGCCACAGAAAATCATCCGGGTAGCAGTATGGACAGGCTCTGCTCAGACTAAGTTGAACTACTTACAACAGGGGCAGATATTGCTGGGCTATGACCCCATGGACTACCCCAAACGCTGTGCTCACTATACCTTAGTAGGACCTTTGGTGAGAGGTCAGTTGGACCAGATGGTATTTTATGAGGAAGATTCTGTGATGGAGATTAGTTGTATAAAGCTGCTGGTGACAGCATCTCTTGAGTTCCCCATAAAAATCATACAGATCAGAGTCTGGACGGAAGGGGGAAAAGAGGAGGATTAG
- the Tmem183a gene encoding transmembrane protein 183A isoform X1, whose product MARGSGQLSGPHLDTVAMPKRGKRLKFRAHDACSGRVTVADYANSDPAVVRSGRVKKAVANAVQQEVKSLCGLEASQVPAEEALSGVGESCDIMDSSDEMDAQEESTHERSVSRKKKSKRHKEDLDGAGGEEYPMDIWLLLASYIRPEDIVNFSLICKNAWTVTCTAAFWTRLYRRHYTLDASLPLRLRPESMEKLRCLRACVIRSLYHMYEPFAARISKNPAIPESTPSTLKNSKCLLFWCRKIVGNRQEPMWEFNFKFKKQSPRLKSKCTERLQPPIQYEDVHTNPDQDCCLLQVTTLNFIFIPIVMGMIFTLFTINVSTDMRHHRVRLVFQDSPVRGGQNLRSEQGVQVVLDPVHSVRLFDWWHPQYPFSLRA is encoded by the exons ATGGCCCGGGGCTCCGGCCAGTTAAGTGGGCCTCATCTAGACACTGTCGCCATGCCCAAGAGAGGAAAGCGGCTCAAGTTCCGGGCCCACGACGCCTGCTCGGGCCGAG TGACCGTGGCGGATTATGCCAACTCGGATCCGGCGGTTGTGAGGTCTGGACGGGTCAAGAAAGCCGTGGCCAACGCTGTTCAGCAGGAAG tAAAATCTCTTTGTGGCTTGGAAGCCTCCCAGGTTCCTGCAGAGGAGGCTCTTTCTGGGGTGGGTGAGTCGTGTGACATCATGGACAGCAGTGATGAGATGGATGCTCAGGAGGAAAGCACTCATGAAAGATCAGtctccagaaaaaagaaaagcaagcgaCACAAAG AAGACCtggatggggctggaggagaagAGTATCCTATGGATATCTGGCTGTTGCTGGCTTCCTACATCCGTCCTGAGGACATTGTGAATTTCTCCCTGATTTGTAAGAACGCTTGGACTGTCACTTGCACTGCTGCCTTCTGGACCAGGCTGTACCGCAG GCACTACACGCTGGATGCTTCTTTGCCTTTGCGGCTGCGACCAGAGTCCATGGAGAAGCTGCGCTGTCTCCGGGCATGTGTGATCCGATCTCTGTACCATATGTATGAACCATTTGCTGCTCGAATCTCCAAGAATCCAGCCATTCCGGAAAGCACTCCCAGCACACTAAAGAATTCCAAA tgctTACTTTTCTGGTGCAGAAAGATTGTTGGGAACAGACAAGAACCAATGTGGGAGTTCAACTTCAAGTTCAAAAAACAG TCCCCTAGATTAAAGAGCAAGTGTACAGAACGGTTGCAACCACCCATTCAATATGAGGATGTTCATACCAACCCTGACCAGGACTGCTGCCTGCTGCAGGTTACCACCCTCAATTTCATCTTTATTCCTATTGTCATGGGGATGATATTTACCTTG TTTACTATTAATGTGAGTACAGACATGCGGCATCACCGAGTGAGATTGGTGTTCCAAGATTCTCCTGTCCGTGGTGGTCAGAATCTGCGCAGTGAACAGGGTGTGCAAGTCGTCCTGGACCCAGTACACAGTGTTCGGCTCTTTGACTGGTGGCATCCGCAGTATCCATTCTCCCTGAGAGCATAG